In Streptomyces sp. NBC_01231, the sequence AGTCGCCGAACGGGAACATCCGGACGCTGGGTGACGCCGTGTGGTGGTCCTTCACGACGATGACGACCGTCGGCTACGGGGACCACGCGCCGACCACCGGACTGGGACGGATCATCGCCGTCGGGCTGATGCTCTCCGGAATCGCACTGCTGGGTGTGGTGACCGCGAACATCGCCGCGTGGTTCATCGAGCGGTTCGAGAAGGACGACGTGGAGGAACAGCGCCAGACGGAGGCGATCCGAGACCTGACGGCCGAGGTACGGGCCCTGCGCGCCGAGGTCGCGGCGCTACGGGAGCCCCCGCTCCGACCTGACACTGCGTCGTCGCCCGGAGGCTGGCCCGGCGGCGTCCCGATCCTGACGGAACGGCGGCCTGAGGGCGGCTGATCGAGGCGTGACGGCGGCCTCGGCAGCTGATCGACGGAGCCGGTCATGAAGGCGGGCCCCCGGTCGTCCCACCGGGGGCCCTGCCCTCACCGACCCTGGGTCAGAACATGCCTGTGCCCGGGGTGGCCGCTCCGGCGAGCCAGATGATCGCCAGGAGCGTGTCAATGGCGCCCAGGACCACGGCCACCAGGGCCGGCAATGAGCGTGTGCCCGTCCAGGCACGACCCATGGCCAGCCAGCCGCAGACCATCGCCACAGGGCCGAGGATGATCCCCAGCACGAAGAATCCGGCAACGGCGCAGACGACTCCGATGATTCCGAGCGTCGCGCGATCCAGCCCGGTCCCTGACCTGGTGCGGCCACGTGAGCGGGGGTACCTGCGCGTTCCTTGTCCGAAGCCCGCCATCGTCAACTCCCTGAACCTCTTGGTTGATTCGGGTCGTTCCGGGTTCAATGACGCGAGTACCCACGCTGCGCTTCCCAATCCTGCGGACATCCTCCGGACTTGCGGCGCGCCGCCCCCCTCCGGCAGCGCGCCGCAGTACCGGTCCCCCTCCTCGCCGTACGAACTCCCCGAACTTGCCTGGGGAACGTGCCGTACCCGAGGGCCTGACCACTGTGACGTGTGGTGCGTACCCAGCGGGAGGAATCTTTAGCGTTGTCACCCTGATGAGGGAACTCCGCCTGTTCCTCCCTCTGTTCGGCCCGTCCGCCCCCTTGTTCCGCGGGGACGGCGCCCGCGTCAGATGTGTCCGACGCCCGCGCCCGCATCCGCGTTCGCGCCGCGCTTGGTGAGCAGCGCGACGAAGACGGCGACCACGGCGACCCCGGCGGCGACCAGTGACGCCAGGCTCATGCCGGAGATGAAGGTGTCGTGCGCGACGTCGCCGATCTTCGCGGCGACGGCCTCCGGCGTGTTCGGGGCGACCGGTGCCACACCGACCTGGACCGCCTCCGCGGCCTGGTCCAGCTGGGCCGGAGGGAGCGGCGGAAGGCCCGCTTCCTTCCAGTTGCCCGCGAGGTCGCTGTCGACCTTGGAGGCCATCACCGCACCGAGCACGGCCGTACCGAGGCTGCCGCCGATCTGCATCGCGGCCTGCTGGAGACCGCCGGCGACGCCGGAGAGTTCCATCGGGGCGTTGCCGACGATGACCTCGGTGGCGCCGACCATGACGGGCGCGAGGCCGAGGCCCAGCAGGGCGAACCAGAGGGACATCACGGCGCTGCCGGTGTCCGTCTCCAGCGTGGACATGCCGTACATGGCGATGGCGGTGGCCGCCATGCCGCCGGCCAGCGGGATGCGCGGGCCCAGCTTGGTGATCATCGCGCCGGCGAGCGGCGAGCCGACGATCATCATCCCGGTGAGCGGGAGCAGGTGGAGTCCGGCGTCGATGGGGCTCATGCCGTGCACGTTCTGGAGATAGAACGTCACGAAGAACAGGCCGCCCATGAAGGCGATCGCCATCAGCACCATCAGGACGACGCCCGCCGACAGCGGCACCGAACGGAACAGGCCCAGCGGGATCAGCGGCTCCTTGACCTTCGTCTCCCAGAAGGCGAACAGGGCGAAGCCGACCACGGACACCACGACGAAAGCCCAGGTCTTGCCGTCGCCCCAGCCCCAGGCCGGGGCCTTGATGAGGGCCCAGACGAGGCAGAACATCGCGCCGGAGAGCAGCCCGATGCCGAGGAGGTCGAAGGAGCGGGGCGCGTTCTCGGCACGGTGGTCGAGCAGGATCAGCACGCCGAGGACGACGGCGAGCAGGCCGACCGGCACGTTGATGAAGAACACCGACTGCCAGTTGACGTGCTCGACCAGTACGCCGCCGAGGATCGGGCCGCCGGCGGTGGAGGCGCCGATGACCATGCCCCAGATGCCGATGGCCATGTTGAGCTTCTCGGCCGGGAAGGTCGCCCGCAGCAGGCCGAGCGCGGCCGGCATCAGCAGCGCGCCGAACAGGCCCTGAAGGACGCGGAAGGTGACGACCAGCGCGATGCTGCTGGACAGCCCGATGGCACCGGAGGCGGCCGCGAAGCCGACCACGCCGATCAGGAACGTCTGCCGGTGGCCGAAGCGGTCACCGAGCTTGCCCGCGGTGATCAGAGAGACCGCGAGGGCGAGGAAGTAGCCGTTGGTGATCCACTGGACGTCGGCGAAGCTCGCCTTGAGGTCGCTCTGGATGGCCGGGTTGGCGATGGCGACGATGGTGCCGTCGAGGGCCACCATCATGACCCCGACCGCGACGGTTATGAGGGTGAACCAGGGATGGCCGCGCAGCCCTGCGGCGGGGGACCCGTCCGACGGGGACGTCGATGCCTTGTCCCCCGGCCCCGTCTTGTCGATGGTGGTCTGACTAGTCATGCGTTCGAGATTAATGACAGCCACTGACAATTGACAAACCGATTCACAAGTCGGTAACTGTCAGGACACTCGCATATAGCCTGAACTGGGCGAACGGTTCAGCGGACCGGTCAGCGAGCGGTTGGAAGGAGAGGCCCATGGAGACGGCGTCACGGCCGGGGTTGCGCGAGCGCAAGAAGCAGCGCACCCGGGACGCCCTGGTGCGGGCCGCCCTGGAGCTGTTCACGACCCGGGGGTACGACGGCACCACCGTCGACGACATCACCGACGCCGTCGGGGTCTCGCAGCGCACCTTCTTCCGCTACTTCGCCAACAAGGAGGAGGCCGCTCTCGCCCTGACCGAGATGACGGTGGCGCAGTTCGTCGAGTCGGTGCGCGCGCGCCCGCCGCACGAGGCCCCGGTGCAGGCGCTGCGCCAGGCCGTACTGGAGGGGTGGGACACCCTCAACGACATCGTGGCGGAGGTCGTCCCCGTCGAGCTCCATCTGCGGATGTACCGGGTGATCGAGTCGACGCCCGTCCTGCTCGCCGCCCACCTGCGCCGCTCCGACGAGGTGGAGGAGGAGATCGCGCGGCTGCTCGCCGACCGGGAGGGCCTCGACGTCGAGGCGGACCCACGCCCGCGCCTCGCGGTGGCCGTGTTCAGCGGCGTGATGCGCGTCACGGAACGGCAGTGGAGCACCGGCGAGGACTTCAGCCTGGAGGCGATCCGGGAACTGACGGTGCGTTACCTCGAACACGTGGGGCCCGCTCTGACGGGAAACTGGCGAACGGGCTGACCCTGTCCCAATAACACCCCTTTTATACAAACGTGATTCACGCCACTTGGTTAACGCGATACCGTCTCGTTCTCCTAGTGTGTCCTTTCAGTGACTTCCTTCGACACCTCCCCGCAACTGAACGTCTGGCGCGCACTGCTCGCGTTGGCCGTGGTGTTCGTGATGCTGGCGACCACCGGCTGGACCGCACTGCGGACCCAGCGTGGCAGCTCCCCTCTCCAGGCCTCGCTCTCCGAGTGGGAGCACGGCCGCCTCCGCGGACACCACCTGCCCGACCCGGACACGGCCCCCGGACGCCTCGCCCGCTTCTTCGCCTCGCTCACCGCCCAGGAGCGCACCACCCTCGTCGGCCGCTATCCGCTCGCGGTCGGCAACATGAACGGCGCCCCCGTCGAGCTGCGCTACCGCGCCAACCGGATCGCGCTCGACCAGGCCCGCAAGGTCGAGCGGAAACGGATGCACGACACCCGGCTCACCCCGGACGGCCAGCAGGACGCCGGCCGGCGCATGCACCGCTACGAATCGTTGATGACCACGAACCGCCACATCCTGGCCTTCGACCCCGGCGGCTCGGGCCGGGTCGCCGAGGTGTTCGGGAACCTGACCAAGGCGGAGCGGGTCTCCGTCGTCGTCCCCGGAGTCGACACCGACCTGCTGACCTTCCAGCGCACCAGCCGCCGGTACTCCGCGCCCGTCGGCATGGCCAAGGCCCTCTACAAGGCCGAGCGCGCGGCGAGCCCGTCGACGCGTACGGCGGTCATCGCCTGGGCCGACTACACCGCACCCGCCGGGCTCGGCATCGACTCCGCCACCGCGATGCGTGCGGCGGACGGAGCGGTCCGGCTGAACGCGCTGGTGCGAGGCCTGCCGGGCAGCTCCCCCGTCTCCCTGTTCTGCCACAGCTACGGCTCGGTGGTGTGCGGCCTGGCCGCGCGCAGCCTGCCGGGCCGGGTGGCCGACATCGCGGTGGCGGGCAGCCCCGGGATGCGTGTCGCGAACGCCTCCCACCTGCGCACCTCGGCACAGGTGTGGGCGATGCGGGACGCCGACGACTGGGTCCAGGACGTGCCGTACATGGAGGTCGGCGGGTTCGGTCACGGGGCCGACCCGATGTCCTCCGCGTTCGGTGCCCGGGTGTTGTCGGCACGGGGCGCCGACGGGCACAGCGGGTATTTCGTGCCCGGCACGGAGAGCCTGTCGAACTTCGCCGAGATCGGCATTGGCGCGTACCGCACGGTGCACTGCGCGGGCGATACGAAAGACTGTCGGACGGGTTTGTCCGGTACGACGACGGCCGGACGCGCGTAGAGACGCAGGAACCGCGGTCTGCGCGGGGAGGGGACGGAGAAGCTCGTGCCGCATACGATGAGCCGCATGGGTGACGTACTGGCCGGATTTCATGCCGCCTGGGAGTTCGAGTCCGACTCCGTGCTCATCCGCTACGAACGGGGGATTCGAACACCCAAGCTGTTTCAGGCGTTGGGAGAACGGCGGGTCCCACTGGCGGCGCTCGCCGGGGTGACGCTCACCCCCGGCAGACGCGGCACGGTGGTCCTGCGGGCCGAACCACGCCCCGGCGCCGACCCGTTGATGGAGGCGGCCGCGGGACAGCTCAAGGAGAGCTGCGATCCGTACCGGCTGGTGCTGCCGGCCCAGCGCGAGACGCTCGCCGAGTACTACGCCGACGAGTTGCGGGCGCGGCTGACCAGGGCGGAGGACGGGCCGGCCGAGCGGTTCCTGGTGCCGGCACCCGAGGTCCCGTTGCAGTTCAAGGCGTACGACGCGAAGGCGTCCTTCGACGGCAGGATCGTGCACTTCCGCTGGTTCTGGACGGGAGCGTCGTCGGCCAAGTGGAAGGCCGGGGACCAGAGTTTCCCGGTCGCCGAGCTGAGTGGCGTCGAGTGGCGCTCCCCCGAGGTGTTCGAGGGGCATCTTCGGCTGCTGCGCGGGGAGGGGTCGCCGACACAGGCCGACCAGGATCCGGCGGCCGTCGTCTTCGGGCTCGGATACGGGCCGGTGCACGAGTCGTTGCCGTTCGCCGCCGCGGTGTTGACCGCCGTACGAAACCGCTCGGCGGGGGACGTGGTCCCGGTCGCGGCGGCGCCGCGCCGGGATCCGGCCGACATCGCCGAGCGGATTCGTCACCTCGGGGAACTGCACCAGGCGGGGCTGGTGACGGACGAGGAGTTCTCCGTGAAGAAGGCGGAGTTGCTGGCGGAGCTCTGAGGTTCGCCGTCGGGTGCGGGGGCGCCGGCGCTGGTCGCGCGGTTCCCCGCACCCCTGGGAGGGTCTACTCCCGTCCGGCGGAAGCGAACCGCATGTCGGCGTACCTGTCTCCCGCCACCTGCGCCGCGATCGGCTCCAGCAGTTCCAGCTGCTCCTTGGTGAGTTCGATGTGCGTCGCCGCGATGTTCTCCTCCACCCGGCTGGGCTTGCGGGTGCCCGGGATCGGGATCACCGGCAGGCCGTGCACCGCTGCCTGCTGCTGGACCCAGGCCAGGGCGATCTGGCCCAGGGAGGCCCCCCGAGCCTCGGCCACGGCGCGGACCGGCTCCAGGAGCGCATGGTTGGCGGCCGCGTTCTCGCCGGTGAAGCGGGGCTGCTGGCGGCGGAAGTCGCCGGTGGTGAGGTCCTTGTCGGCGTTGACGAAGGACCCCGTGAGGAAACCGCGGCCCAGCGGGGAGTACGGCACCAGGGCCACGCCCAGCTCCCGGGCCGCCGGCACGACCTGCGCCTCGATGTCCCGGCTGAACAGCGACCACTCCGACTGCACCG encodes:
- a CDS encoding small hydrophobic protein; its protein translation is MAGFGQGTRRYPRSRGRTRSGTGLDRATLGIIGVVCAVAGFFVLGIILGPVAMVCGWLAMGRAWTGTRSLPALVAVVLGAIDTLLAIIWLAGAATPGTGMF
- a CDS encoding MFS transporter, with product MTSQTTIDKTGPGDKASTSPSDGSPAAGLRGHPWFTLITVAVGVMMVALDGTIVAIANPAIQSDLKASFADVQWITNGYFLALAVSLITAGKLGDRFGHRQTFLIGVVGFAAASGAIGLSSSIALVVTFRVLQGLFGALLMPAALGLLRATFPAEKLNMAIGIWGMVIGASTAGGPILGGVLVEHVNWQSVFFINVPVGLLAVVLGVLILLDHRAENAPRSFDLLGIGLLSGAMFCLVWALIKAPAWGWGDGKTWAFVVVSVVGFALFAFWETKVKEPLIPLGLFRSVPLSAGVVLMVLMAIAFMGGLFFVTFYLQNVHGMSPIDAGLHLLPLTGMMIVGSPLAGAMITKLGPRIPLAGGMAATAIAMYGMSTLETDTGSAVMSLWFALLGLGLAPVMVGATEVIVGNAPMELSGVAGGLQQAAMQIGGSLGTAVLGAVMASKVDSDLAGNWKEAGLPPLPPAQLDQAAEAVQVGVAPVAPNTPEAVAAKIGDVAHDTFISGMSLASLVAAGVAVVAVFVALLTKRGANADAGAGVGHI
- a CDS encoding TetR family transcriptional regulator, with the translated sequence METASRPGLRERKKQRTRDALVRAALELFTTRGYDGTTVDDITDAVGVSQRTFFRYFANKEEAALALTEMTVAQFVESVRARPPHEAPVQALRQAVLEGWDTLNDIVAEVVPVELHLRMYRVIESTPVLLAAHLRRSDEVEEEIARLLADREGLDVEADPRPRLAVAVFSGVMRVTERQWSTGEDFSLEAIRELTVRYLEHVGPALTGNWRTG
- a CDS encoding alpha/beta hydrolase family protein; the encoded protein is MTSFDTSPQLNVWRALLALAVVFVMLATTGWTALRTQRGSSPLQASLSEWEHGRLRGHHLPDPDTAPGRLARFFASLTAQERTTLVGRYPLAVGNMNGAPVELRYRANRIALDQARKVERKRMHDTRLTPDGQQDAGRRMHRYESLMTTNRHILAFDPGGSGRVAEVFGNLTKAERVSVVVPGVDTDLLTFQRTSRRYSAPVGMAKALYKAERAASPSTRTAVIAWADYTAPAGLGIDSATAMRAADGAVRLNALVRGLPGSSPVSLFCHSYGSVVCGLAARSLPGRVADIAVAGSPGMRVANASHLRTSAQVWAMRDADDWVQDVPYMEVGGFGHGADPMSSAFGARVLSARGADGHSGYFVPGTESLSNFAEIGIGAYRTVHCAGDTKDCRTGLSGTTTAGRA
- a CDS encoding DUF4429 domain-containing protein, translated to MGDVLAGFHAAWEFESDSVLIRYERGIRTPKLFQALGERRVPLAALAGVTLTPGRRGTVVLRAEPRPGADPLMEAAAGQLKESCDPYRLVLPAQRETLAEYYADELRARLTRAEDGPAERFLVPAPEVPLQFKAYDAKASFDGRIVHFRWFWTGASSAKWKAGDQSFPVAELSGVEWRSPEVFEGHLRLLRGEGSPTQADQDPAAVVFGLGYGPVHESLPFAAAVLTAVRNRSAGDVVPVAAAPRRDPADIAERIRHLGELHQAGLVTDEEFSVKKAELLAEL